The nucleotide window TGGACAGGATCCCTGCTGAGATCGACGGGCAGTTGGGATTCACCGTCGGTAGAGAGATTGAGGGGTTCGGTGGCAACGTTTCCCTGCAGGCGGACCACCGAGAGCGCGACGAATCCGATGGCCGCCACGAGCACTGCAACGAGCGAGATCGCGACTATCTGCAGGGCGCGCGGCCGTCCCTTGCCGAGATGCCGGCCACCAGTCCCCAAACGGATGCCATCCGTGGAGTTAATCCGCTCACTGCCGGATTCACTCATCTCGCTCGGCCCTTTCGACGTGATTCAAAGTTCTGCGGCCCCTGTGCCCAGGGCATCTGTAGCTCAACGAGCAGATGCTCTCCGAAGTGCCCAGAGGTAGTCCGCACCGGCTAGAAACCGAGCTTCACGAGCTGCTTCGGATCCCGTTGCCAATCCTTTGCAATCTTCACATGAAGGTCGAGATAGACCTTCGTGCCCAGTAGAGCTTCAATGCTCTTTCTCGCTGCAGTTCCTACTTCGCGAAGCCGCGCGCCGCCCTTGCCGATGACGATCCCCTTCTGCGATGAGCGCTCGACGTAGAGATTCACGCGGACATCGAGCAACGGATTGTCCTCGGGGCGCCCCTCGCGCGGAACAATCTCCTCAACGACGACCGCGAGCGAATGGGGAAGTTCGTCGCGAACTCCCTCGAGCGCAGCTTCCCGAACGAGCTCGGCGACCATCACGGCCTCCGGCTCGTCGGTGAGGGCACCATCCGGATACAGCGGAGGAGACTCCGGCATGTGTGATGCGAAGACGTCGGCCACCGTGGTTACCTGGTAACCGTCCACTGCGGACACAGGCACGACGTCGGCCCACCCCTCTTCGCCGGAGACCTCACGACCCAACTCAGTCACCGCGAGCAGTTGGCGCGCCAGCGCCTCTTTGCTCACGAGGTCGGCTTTCGTGACGACGGCGATAACCGGCTTCCGCAATAATTGCGCCAGTTGCGCCGCAATGTAGCGGTCGCCCGGGCCGACCTGCTCGTTGGCGGGCAGGCAAAATCCGATGGCGTCAACCTCCGCCAAGGTGTCAGCGACGAGGTCATTGAGACGTTGACCGAGAAGAGTTCGCGGCCGATGGAGGCCCGGTGTGTCCACCAGGATGAGTTGCGCGTCTTCCCGGTGCACAATTCCACGGATGGTGTGCCGTGTTGTCTGGGGTTTGGCCGAAGTGATGGCAACCTTCTGTCCCACCAGCGCATTCGTCAGGGTCGACTTCCCTGCGTTGGGCCTACCGACCAGCGAGATGAACCCCGCGCGGTACTGCTGGGTGCTCATTTGTTCTCCACCGTTTCCCTCGAAACTTCGTTGTCCTGCTCTAAGCGTGCGTCCTCATCCGTTGGCCGTTCGAGCCTCCACGCAAGGATGTGGGACACGCGGTTACGGCGCCCTTCGACTCGTTCCGCCCGCAAGGCGATGTCGCCGACCTGAACCTCGCTCCCGACAATGGGCACCCGCCCGAGAGTCTTCGCAAGGAGTCCACCGACCGTGTCAACCTCATCATCCTCAAGCTCCAGGTCGAACAGCTCGCCCAAATCATCGATACTCATGCGCGCACTGACGCGAAAACCGCCCTCGGGCAACTGTTCCATCTCGGGTACCTCGGAGTCGTACTCGTCGACGATTTCACCGACGATCTCCTCAATCAGGTCCTCCAGCGTAACGAGACCCGCCGTACCGCCATACTCATCTATGACGATGGCTACATGCGTTGACTCCCGCTGCAGTTCCTGAAGGAAATCTCCCACGGGCTTGGACTCAGGAACATAGCGGACATCCCGGCAGACGCCTTCGACCGGGTCCCGATCACTGGGATTGTGTCCGTTCAGTACAGCGACGACGTCCTTCAGGTACAGAATGCCCCGGACGTCATCAGCGTTGTCGCCGATCACAGGAACGCGTGAGTATCCGGACCTGAGGAAGAGGGACATCGCCTGCCGGAGTGTGGATCCGGCCTCGATCGACACCATGTCCGTTCGCGGTACCATGACCGAGCGCACCTTGGTGTCTCCCAGCTCAAAGACCGAGTGGATCAACTCGGCTTCGCTGTCCTCGATCATCTCTGCTTCATTGGCCCGTGAGAGCAGGTCCCGGAACTCCTCTTCCGTGAAGAACGCCGCCTCGGCCCGGGCAGACCCTGGAGACAGTGCGCTGCCGATGCCGACCAACCAGCGCGGAACAGGTCCAAGGATGGATCGCAGGACGCCAACCATGCGGGCCGTCACGGGAACCAGAGTTGCTGCGTGGGTGCGGCCGAGCTGCCGTGGCGACACTCCCACCAGTACGAACCCGAGTCCGGCCATTGTCACCGTGGCCAGCAGTCCCGCAACCCAGATGTTGTCCAGAACGTCAGCAAACAGCAGCGCAACAGCTACCGCAGCGGCCATCTCGAACCAGACGCGCCAAAACCGCAGTGCATGCATGTGCGCCACGGGGGATTCGAGGACGCGCCGGACAGGCTCCCCCTTCGGACCGTGAAGATGCGCCTCGGCGTCCTGACGGGGCAGATAGCTGAAAGCCGCTTCGGCTGCAGTGACCAGCGCGGCAATCAGTACGAACACGATTGCCATCAGGGCCAGAAGGAATACGATCATTCGCTGAGCTGCCTCGCCGCTGAAAGATCACTCACTGAACGGTTTCCCGTGGCGCGGAGCCGCCGAGGAAATCGGCAAGGAGCTGGCGCTGAAGGCCGAACATCTCCTTCTCCTCTTCCGGCTCGGCGTGATCGAACCCCAGCAGATGAAGCATGCCGTGAGTTGTGAGCAGGAGGAGCTCCTCATTCATGCTGTGTCCGGCGTTGTCCGCCTGGGTCTGGGCCACTTCGGGACAGAGGACCACATCTCCCAGGATCCCTGAACCCGTTGGTCGAGTGGCCGTGCCGGGCCTCAACTCGTCCATCGGGAAAGACAGGACGTCTGTTGGTCCCGGCTCGTCCATCCACTCGATGTGGAGCTTCTCCATGGCATCGATGTCCACGAGGATGATCGAAAGTTCCGACTCCGGATGCACGAAGAGACGCTCGAGCACGTGGCGACCGAGCCTGACGAGTGCCTCATCGTCCACGTCAACACCTGACTCGTTGTTCACCTCAATGCTCATTTCGGGCAGCCTTTCCGGTGCTGCGTCGTCCATTCATGGCCACCCGCTGAGACTCGTCCCACCTGCTGTAGGCGGACACGATGTCCCCCACCAGCCGGTGGCGCACGACGTCGGTGGCATCCAGTCTGGAGAAGGCAACGTCCTCCACACCCTGCAGGATTTCACTGACGATCCGGAGGCCTGATCTGGTTCCACCGGGCAGGTCTACCTGGGTGACATCGCCGGTCACCACCATCCGTGAACCGAATCCGAGACGCGTCAGGAACATCTTCATCTGTTCCGGAGTGGTGTTTTGCGCTTCATCGAGGATGATGAAGGCATCGTTCAGGGTGCGGCCGCGCATATACGCGAGCGGGGCCACCTCGATGGTTCCGGCGGCCATCAGGCGCGGAATCGAATCGGGCTCCATCATGTCGTGCAGTGCGTCATACAACGGGCGCAAATATGGATCGATCTTGTCATTCAGGGTTCCGGGAAGAAAACCGAGCCGTTCCCCCGCCTCGACCGCCGGACGGGTCAGGATGATGCGGTTGACTTCCTTGTGCTGGAGGGCCTGGACCGCTTTGGCCATTGCCAGGTAAGTCTTGCCCGTGCCTGCAGGGCCGATGCCGAAAACGATGGTGTGCGAATCTATCGCCTCGACATAGTCCTTCTGGTTAACCGTCTTGGGGCGGATGGTCCGGCCGCGCGAGGAGAGAATGTTCATGGACAGCACTTCGGCCGGCTTGGCAGCACCCTGCGTCTTGAGCATGAAAAGCAGCTGCTCAAGTACTTGCGCGGTAACCGGAGTGTGATTGGCTGCGAGGGTGCGGACCTCGCTGATCAGCCGCTCGGTGCGCCCAACGTCCGTGCCGGGGCCGGTGATGGAAAGATCATTCCCGCGTACGTGCAGACTGACCCCCGGGAAAGCGCCTTCGATCATGGCGAGTGCCTCATCGTTGGCTCCGAGTGCCTGCACCATTTGATCAGCCGAATCGAACTGGACGACCCGGCTGTCCAGGCCTGCTGCCCCCATACCCACTGCAGAATCGGTCATAGTATCGGCCCGTGGGCCTTCCATCTCTCCTTGTGCCGCCGGGATACCCGGTTATGTGCTGGTTGGTCCAGACCCATGTAAAGGCCTTCTACTAGCGTACCGCCGCAGCCCTGCTGCCGCTCCCATGGGGCACACGGCACGTGAGCCCGAGTTTGCCTGGGACGGCAAATATCTCAGGAACGCAACGGCCCGATATCAATAGCGTTTCAGTCAGGCGGCGATTCGGGAAAAGCACCTGGTAGCGGTTCCTTCCTATGCCAAGCTGAAGAGGAAAACCGTGCGGTTCGGTTCCTGCTTGCGTCACCATTGATCGGCGACGCCGGCACTTTCCCTGCGCGTCGAAGTGTCGATCACGATGAATGAGAGGAGACGGACACGCATGGGCGTTCTTCCTCTCCTCAAGCGGCGGCTGCCCGGGCGTCGGTGGAAGGGGTCCATCCTCGTCGTCGCGGCGCTCGCCCTGCAGGCCTGCACCATCGGCGGACAAACCGAGTCCACCTCGGAGATAGCCACCGAGGCAGAGACGTTGCTGGATTCAACGGCCAGTATGCCGGAAATCGACCTTCAGAGTCCGGCAGCCCCTGACACCGCCTCCCTCCTTCCCGTGTACTGGCTCGGCGATGCTAACGGACTCCTCTACCGAGAGTTCCTGCCTGCCGAGTCAACTGGAGATCCGATCGCCGCTGCCGTGTGGGCGATGACAAGCGCGGAGCCGCTGGATGACGATTACTACAGTCCGTGGCAGGAAGCGTCCGCTGTCAATACATCGATCTCACCGGACAATGTGGTCACCATCGACATCTCCTCGGACGCCTTCGCCGCCGGCATCGATGCGGAGGTTGCGGGGCGCGCTGTGCAGCAACTTGTCTACACCGCGACGGCTGCAGCCGCCAATTCCGGTCTGATTGCCAGCGGAAGTCCCAGCAGTGTCCGCCTCCTGGTGGACGGCAAGGCAGGCTACAGCGCTTTTGGGCACGTCGAGCTGAGTTCCCTGCTTCGACGGGATGTGGGCGCCATTGCGCCAGTCTGGATCATCAACCCGCAGGACAGCTCGGTCCGCTCCGATCGGACAGTGATAGTCCAGGGAAGCACCACCACGACGGATGCAGCCCTTGAGTGGCGTGTGCGGCGCGTGGACGGCGGTGGGGTTCCGGCCGAGGATGTTGTCGGAGGAACCGTGCCGGTGGATGCCGGAACCGGCAGCGTCGGCCTGTACGAGTTCAGCGTCGCGTTGGAACCGGGAACCTTCCTCATCGAGGTTTATGAAGCCGCCGGCCAACTTCCCGGAACGGATCCCGCTGCCGGCGTGGTTGCCGATGACAAGCTGGTCAGTATTCGCTGACGCGGAACTACCAGCGGCCGGCGAGGTGGTTCAGCACGGCAATTGCCGCAGGGCCCGCCGTTGAAGCCCGCAGGACGTTGACTCCGAGCAGCGCCGGAACCGCCCCCGCGTTGGCCAGCAAATCGAGTTCGTCCGGGCTGATGCCACCCTCCGGCCCCACGATGACGGCCAGTGTTCCCGACCGGGTGACCGGCCGCCGTCTCCAGTATGCCGCGAGCGACTCGCTCGCTTCCTCATGCAGCACAACCGGATGTTCCACACCGTCTAGCCAGCGGCCCAGACCTTTCGTGTCCAGCACATCGAGTACTTCGGGCACGCGTGAGCGCCGGCTCTGCTTCGACGCTGCACGGACGAGGGACTCCCACTTGATACGGCCTTTTCCTGCCTTCTCGGCGCGCCACCGCACTATGCTTCGGTCCGCCTGCCAGGGGAGCACCGCGTCAACGCCGAGTTCCGTTGCCGCCTCTACTGCGAGCTCCGCCCTGTCCCCCTTCGCCAGTGCCTGAACCAGGACCAGCCGGATCGCGGGAGGCGGATCAAAGGAAATCATGTCCACAGTCACCACCACCGTGTCCGGCGTCGCCTCGACGATGGTGCAGCCCAGGCGATGCCCTTCCCCGTCCAACACATCGATCTTCTCACCTGGCCTGACGCGCTTCACGGCTGCGGCGTGATGGGCCTCGGGCCCACGCAGCATCAAGGTGCCGCCGGCAGCAGCGGTCTGCACGTCGGCCGGATCGCCGAAGAAAGCCTGGTTGGTCACTGTCCCATAACCCGTCAGAGATTACCGAGGCGCTCACGAAGCCGGGCGAAGACTCCTGATCCACTGCTCGCCAGCTGGCCCTCGGTGAACTCTTCGCCACGCATCTGAGCCAGGCGACGAAGCAGTTCCTCCTGGCCACTGTCGAGATTCCGTGGTGTTTCCACGCTCAGATGCACCAGCAGATCTCCTCTGCCGTATCCGCGCAGGTGCGTTACCCCAAGACCCCTAAGGGTGATCACTTCGCCTGACTGTGTTCCGGGCTTGATCGTGAGTTCCTGGTCACCGTCGAAACTTTTCATTGTCACGTTGGTGCCAAGGGCAGCTGCTGTCATCGGCACACTCAGGGTCGCGTGAAGGTCGTCGCCCTCCCGGAGAAAGGTTGAGTCGCTGTTGACCCGGATTTCAACGTAGAGGTCTCCCTGCGGACCGCCGGCCGTGCCGACCTCGCCCTGGCCGGCGAGCTGGATACGCGTGCCGGTGGCGACACCGGCAGGCACCTTGATGGTGAGACTGCGGCGGGAGCGGATACGGCCGTCCCCATTGCACTCGTTGCAGGGATGCGGAATGACGGTTCCGTACCCCTGACAGGTGCCGCAGGTCGCCGTGGTCATTACCTGACCCAGGATGGATCGAACCGCGCGCTGCACCTGACCGGATCCGCCGCAAATATCACAGGTTCTCGGCGACGTGCCGGGCTGGGTACACGATCCGTCGCAGGTTGGACACACCGCCGCCGAATCCACCTCGATTTTCTTGTTGGTACCGAAGACCGCATCTTCGAGATCGATCCGGACGGCGATGAGGGCGTCCTGTCCGCGTTGGGTTCGCGATGGCGGGCCGCTGGGGCCACCGCCGCCGAAGAATGTCTCGAAGATGTCCTGGAAGGCAAAGCCGGAGCCGGAATAGCCCGCGCCGAATCCGTTGTCGGTGCCGTTCTCATTGCCGGTGGTGTCGTAGACGCGTCGCTTCTGGGGATCCGACAGGACCTCGTACGCGCGGGTGACGAGCTTGAACTCCTCAGCCGCTTCCGTACCGGCGTTGACGTCCGGGTGAAGCTTCCGGGCAAGCTTCCGGTAGGCCTTCTTGATTTCTTCGCCACTGGCATCGCGTGCAACGCCAAGGACCTCATAGTGATTACTCACTCCTGCACATCACTTCCTGTTATCTCACCGCGTGAGCGGCTGGGGTTCATGGGCTCCGTCATCCGGTCATGATTCATCGAGGATGCGGGAAAGGTAGCGTGCGACGGCCCTCACGGCAGCCATAGTGGTGGGGTAATCCATTCTGGTGGGTCCAAGGACCCCCACCTTCGCCAGGGAATCCGGTCCGTAGCCCGTAGCGATCACCGAGGCCTCGGCCAGCCCGCCGTACGGATTCTCCCGGCCGATGCGCACGGAGATCCCGAGCGCATCCTGGCCCATCTCGGAGAGCAACCGAAGCATGACGACCTGTTCCTCAAGGGCTTCGAGGACCGGACCGATGGTCAAGGGAAAATCGAGGGTTGAGCGGGCAAGGTTGGCCGTGCCCGCCAGCACAATACGGTCTTCCCGGTTGGCGGCCGACAGCTGTTCCAGGCTGTGGCCAAGTGCCTGGCCAAGAGACTGCAGCGACGGGGGAAGCTCCGCGATGCATGCAGCAAGTTCCTGTGGAACCGACGGCAGGCGAACACCCGATACCCGCTCCAGGAAGTACTGACGCAGGTCGGCCAGATCATTCTCCTGTGCCTCGGAGGGAACGGACACCACACGCTGCTGTACCGCGCCGTTCGTGGAGATCAGCACTACGAGTACGCGGCCGGGAGCGAGCAGCACGAGTTCAATGTGGCGGACGGACGCCGCACCCAGATGCGGATACTGCACCACCGCAACCTGATTGGTGAGTTGGGCGAGCAGGCGGACGGTGCGCTCCAGGACGTCGTCCAGGTCGTCGGCACTCTCCAGAAGTGCGCGGATGGCCCGTTTCTCCGGCGCCGACAGCGGCTTGACCTCGGCAATCCGGTCGACGAACAGACGGTAGCCCTTGTCGGTCGGAATGCGCCCGGAGCTGGTATGCGGAGCGGTGATCAGGCCTTCTTCTTCCAGAAGTGCCATGTCATTGCGGATTGTCGCCGAAGAAACACCCAGCCTGTGGCGCTCGACCAGTGCCTTGGATCCCACTGGCTCACGGGAATGGACGTAATCCTCAACGATGGCCCGCAGGACTTCAAGCCGTCTGGGCTCGCTCATGTTCACCTCCGATGTACTTCGATGCCCGGTCAGTTGAGTTAGCACTCAACACACCCAAGTGCCAAGTCTAATACGTTCGGGGCGATTGTTAGCATTGGCTGTGCCTGTTCCGAAGGCAGGGATTTGCGGAAGCGAGCGAAGTCACATGTCGTATCACCAGTGGGGGGCGCAAGACCTCACCCAGTCCCGGCCGACCGCAACCGCGCAGGTCGAAGCCCGTCCCGGCGTCGTCCTTGAAGACGTGCAAAGCGGATTTGTGGGCGAGATTCTCCGGACAGAGAAGTCCGGTGGAATGCACGTGATGGTCCTCGAGGACCGCCACGGAAAGCGGCGCACCTTCCCGCTCGGCTTCGGCTTCCACCATGAAGGTTCGCCGGTTGAGATGGTTGCCGCGCGCGCGCAGTCCGCAACACAGCTGAGAACTGCCTCGGGCTCCGTCCGGGTTGCGGGACAGCGGGCCCGCACAGCGCGGGCAAGCAGGATCTGGGTCGAGGGCAAACACGATGCCGAGCTCGTGGAGAAGGTGTGGGGAGACGACCTGCGGGTCGAGGGCATCGTGGTGGAGCCGTTGCATGGAGTGGACGACCTGGCAGCAGCGGTGCGGGACTTCACCCCATCCGCGGGCCGCCGCCTGGGAATTCTCGTCGACCACCTGCTGCCCGGCACCAAGGAAGCCCGTATTGCGGCCGAAGCAATGGCTGTGGCGGGCGCAGCCGGGAACGTGCTGATTGTCGGGCACCCCTACGTCGATGTGTGGCAGGCTGTGAAGCCGTGCGCTCTCGGTCTTGAGGCGTGGCCGGTCATACCCCGCGGCGAAGACTGGAAGACGGGGATACTGAGCCGGCTGGGCTGGCCCCACTCCACGCAGGCGGATGCGGCGAACGGCTGGAAGCGTATCCTCAGCGGCGTCAGCACCTACTCTGACCTCGAACCAACATTGCTCGGGCGCGTGGAGGAAGTCATCGACTTCCTCACAGCGCCGGGAGCCGGGGCATAGCCGCTGAACGCTCCGGCACGGCTGCACGACTGCGCACGGCCGGCGCACCAAGTACCCTTGGGAGGTAAGTTCTGCGCGTAGGCGCGGTGAAGTTCAACAGCCCGAAGGAAGTTTCCGTTGTCTAACAGCGCAGACAGGCACGGTGACGCCCAGTCACGTCCGGCATCCCGGGACAGCGTTCCCGCATTGGAGGGTGCCAGTTCCAGTGCTCCACCGCTGAGTCCGTCGGAAGACCGCCAATGGGCAACCCTGTCCCACTTCCTCGGCATCCTGGGGTTCGTGCCGTCGCTGATCATCTTCCTGATCTTCCGTGACCGGGGAGCCTTCACCGAACAGGAATCGAAGGAAGCGTTCAACTTCACCTTCCCGCCGAGCATCATTGCCGGAATATGCCTTCTGCTGTCCCTGATACCCGGGATCGGTGGAATCTTTGCCGTCTTCAATGCGCTCATCTGGGTGATGCTGGCGGCGTTCTCTGTTGCAGCCGGCATCCACGTCAACCGGGGCAGACCGTACCGCTACCCCTTCAACCTGCGGATCTTCCACTAGCCGATCAGTTCGGCAACAACCGCCGGACGACGGCGTTAGCGAGCAGCCGTCCCCGCCCGCTCAGGCGAACAATACCTTTGAAAGCTTCAGCCGGTTCGATCAGGCCGTCGGCGATCAACCCGGCCACCGCGTGGCGTCCGTCAGGCCGGAGGGACGCCACGGGATAGCCCTCGGCCAACCGCGAGCGCAGGAGAACGTCCTCAACGTAGCGAGCCGTTTCGTCGAGTATTTCCCTGCCGGCCGCAGGCGTCGCGCCAGTGTCCAGGCGCTGCGCATAGGCGGCGGGGTGCTTGACATTCCACCACCGCGTGCCGCCCACATGGGAATGGGCGCCCGGACCGGCCCCCCACCAGTCGTGGCCTTTCCAGTACGCAAGATTGT belongs to Arthrobacter tumbae and includes:
- the era gene encoding GTPase Era: MSTQQYRAGFISLVGRPNAGKSTLTNALVGQKVAITSAKPQTTRHTIRGIVHREDAQLILVDTPGLHRPRTLLGQRLNDLVADTLAEVDAIGFCLPANEQVGPGDRYIAAQLAQLLRKPVIAVVTKADLVSKEALARQLLAVTELGREVSGEEGWADVVPVSAVDGYQVTTVADVFASHMPESPPLYPDGALTDEPEAVMVAELVREAALEGVRDELPHSLAVVVEEIVPREGRPEDNPLLDVRVNLYVERSSQKGIVIGKGGARLREVGTAARKSIEALLGTKVYLDLHVKIAKDWQRDPKQLVKLGF
- a CDS encoding hemolysin family protein; amino-acid sequence: MIVFLLALMAIVFVLIAALVTAAEAAFSYLPRQDAEAHLHGPKGEPVRRVLESPVAHMHALRFWRVWFEMAAAVAVALLFADVLDNIWVAGLLATVTMAGLGFVLVGVSPRQLGRTHAATLVPVTARMVGVLRSILGPVPRWLVGIGSALSPGSARAEAAFFTEEEFRDLLSRANEAEMIEDSEAELIHSVFELGDTKVRSVMVPRTDMVSIEAGSTLRQAMSLFLRSGYSRVPVIGDNADDVRGILYLKDVVAVLNGHNPSDRDPVEGVCRDVRYVPESKPVGDFLQELQRESTHVAIVIDEYGGTAGLVTLEDLIEEIVGEIVDEYDSEVPEMEQLPEGGFRVSARMSIDDLGELFDLELEDDEVDTVGGLLAKTLGRVPIVGSEVQVGDIALRAERVEGRRNRVSHILAWRLERPTDEDARLEQDNEVSRETVENK
- the ybeY gene encoding rRNA maturation RNase YbeY, yielding MSIEVNNESGVDVDDEALVRLGRHVLERLFVHPESELSIILVDIDAMEKLHIEWMDEPGPTDVLSFPMDELRPGTATRPTGSGILGDVVLCPEVAQTQADNAGHSMNEELLLLTTHGMLHLLGFDHAEPEEEKEMFGLQRQLLADFLGGSAPRETVQ
- a CDS encoding PhoH family protein, giving the protein MTDSAVGMGAAGLDSRVVQFDSADQMVQALGANDEALAMIEGAFPGVSLHVRGNDLSITGPGTDVGRTERLISEVRTLAANHTPVTAQVLEQLLFMLKTQGAAKPAEVLSMNILSSRGRTIRPKTVNQKDYVEAIDSHTIVFGIGPAGTGKTYLAMAKAVQALQHKEVNRIILTRPAVEAGERLGFLPGTLNDKIDPYLRPLYDALHDMMEPDSIPRLMAAGTIEVAPLAYMRGRTLNDAFIILDEAQNTTPEQMKMFLTRLGFGSRMVVTGDVTQVDLPGGTRSGLRIVSEILQGVEDVAFSRLDATDVVRHRLVGDIVSAYSRWDESQRVAMNGRRSTGKAARNEH
- a CDS encoding GerMN domain-containing protein, which encodes MGVLPLLKRRLPGRRWKGSILVVAALALQACTIGGQTESTSEIATEAETLLDSTASMPEIDLQSPAAPDTASLLPVYWLGDANGLLYREFLPAESTGDPIAAAVWAMTSAEPLDDDYYSPWQEASAVNTSISPDNVVTIDISSDAFAAGIDAEVAGRAVQQLVYTATAAAANSGLIASGSPSSVRLLVDGKAGYSAFGHVELSSLLRRDVGAIAPVWIINPQDSSVRSDRTVIVQGSTTTTDAALEWRVRRVDGGGVPAEDVVGGTVPVDAGTGSVGLYEFSVALEPGTFLIEVYEAAGQLPGTDPAAGVVADDKLVSIR
- a CDS encoding 16S rRNA (uracil(1498)-N(3))-methyltransferase encodes the protein MTNQAFFGDPADVQTAAAGGTLMLRGPEAHHAAAVKRVRPGEKIDVLDGEGHRLGCTIVEATPDTVVVTVDMISFDPPPAIRLVLVQALAKGDRAELAVEAATELGVDAVLPWQADRSIVRWRAEKAGKGRIKWESLVRAASKQSRRSRVPEVLDVLDTKGLGRWLDGVEHPVVLHEEASESLAAYWRRRPVTRSGTLAVIVGPEGGISPDELDLLANAGAVPALLGVNVLRASTAGPAAIAVLNHLAGRW
- the dnaJ gene encoding molecular chaperone DnaJ; translation: MSNHYEVLGVARDASGEEIKKAYRKLARKLHPDVNAGTEAAEEFKLVTRAYEVLSDPQKRRVYDTTGNENGTDNGFGAGYSGSGFAFQDIFETFFGGGGPSGPPSRTQRGQDALIAVRIDLEDAVFGTNKKIEVDSAAVCPTCDGSCTQPGTSPRTCDICGGSGQVQRAVRSILGQVMTTATCGTCQGYGTVIPHPCNECNGDGRIRSRRSLTIKVPAGVATGTRIQLAGQGEVGTAGGPQGDLYVEIRVNSDSTFLREGDDLHATLSVPMTAAALGTNVTMKSFDGDQELTIKPGTQSGEVITLRGLGVTHLRGYGRGDLLVHLSVETPRNLDSGQEELLRRLAQMRGEEFTEGQLASSGSGVFARLRERLGNL
- the hrcA gene encoding heat-inducible transcriptional repressor HrcA; its protein translation is MSEPRRLEVLRAIVEDYVHSREPVGSKALVERHRLGVSSATIRNDMALLEEEGLITAPHTSSGRIPTDKGYRLFVDRIAEVKPLSAPEKRAIRALLESADDLDDVLERTVRLLAQLTNQVAVVQYPHLGAASVRHIELVLLAPGRVLVVLISTNGAVQQRVVSVPSEAQENDLADLRQYFLERVSGVRLPSVPQELAACIAELPPSLQSLGQALGHSLEQLSAANREDRIVLAGTANLARSTLDFPLTIGPVLEALEEQVVMLRLLSEMGQDALGISVRIGRENPYGGLAEASVIATGYGPDSLAKVGVLGPTRMDYPTTMAAVRAVARYLSRILDES
- a CDS encoding DUF3097 domain-containing protein; its protein translation is MSYHQWGAQDLTQSRPTATAQVEARPGVVLEDVQSGFVGEILRTEKSGGMHVMVLEDRHGKRRTFPLGFGFHHEGSPVEMVAARAQSATQLRTASGSVRVAGQRARTARASRIWVEGKHDAELVEKVWGDDLRVEGIVVEPLHGVDDLAAAVRDFTPSAGRRLGILVDHLLPGTKEARIAAEAMAVAGAAGNVLIVGHPYVDVWQAVKPCALGLEAWPVIPRGEDWKTGILSRLGWPHSTQADAANGWKRILSGVSTYSDLEPTLLGRVEEVIDFLTAPGAGA
- a CDS encoding DUF4870 domain-containing protein, whose product is MSNSADRHGDAQSRPASRDSVPALEGASSSAPPLSPSEDRQWATLSHFLGILGFVPSLIIFLIFRDRGAFTEQESKEAFNFTFPPSIIAGICLLLSLIPGIGGIFAVFNALIWVMLAAFSVAAGIHVNRGRPYRYPFNLRIFH